A segment of the Candidatus Thermoplasmatota archaeon genome:
CTTCTCGTTCCTCTTTCGTCTTGGCTAACTGCAACTTTTTTAAAAAAGACGATAACTGTATTGGTTTTTCTTCTGCCTTGTTAATTTGCATCTTCTCCCAAAAAGATGCTGAAAAAACATATGCCTGTATTTTCCCTTGTTTTTGTAATTTTTTTAACTCATTTAACTCATTTTGGACACGATATTTAAAACATGAAGTATCAAGAGTTAAAGTAATCATATATTATTATTAATAACAAGATTAATAATTTAAAATTTTGGATTTATTTTTACGATATGGTTTATTATTTGGATAAAAAGAGGTAATTAACTAACAAAATTTACCGGTAAATACGCATGGAAATCCTCCCTTTTAATAGCAATATCAACTTCCCAGTAAGAAAAGAAAAATAAAAAATAATAGGGCCAAAAAGCCCCTTAGAAACAAAGACCCATTCTGGGCGATTGCTTTTTTATCAAGCCCGACAAATTTTTCCTCAAGTTTCTTTGCTACCCCCATCAAGCCCCAGTGCCAAGTCAGTTGCCTTGTCATATATCTTTAAATTCTTCTCCGATTTGGGCTGTGGTAATCAAATCACTATTTCTTTCTTTATTGCGAAATTTTAGAAAGACAGATATACCAGTTGGATATTGTCTATAATAAAGGTAATAAAATGGAAGGAACAGTTAAAAGATGGATGACATCTTATGGGTTTATTGAGGCAGAAGGAACGAAGGAAGATATTTTTGTTCACCAGTCTGAAGTGAAAGGAAATAAACCATTGATGGTTGGACAAAAAGTGAAATTTGATGTAAAGGAAGAATCGAGAGGACCAAAGGCGGTAAACGTTGAAGTGATAGAAGGATAGGCAAAAAGCCATTGTAAGTTGACTCATGGCACATTTGGATTAAAAACTGCATATACAAGGTAGTGATCGCTCTCATCTTTTGTGACATCGCTCATAACACCTGCGCTGATGAAGTTATTCTCAGTCGCATTATTTATGATGATTGAAGTTGTCCTGCTCTGCAGGTGTGTAGTCCTGTCAGGTAGATTAATACAGCAGGCCTTTTTCCACCATTTCTTCTCTAATCTGGCCGAATGCATTAAAAGCTTGCTCTGGTTTTTTTTTGCTCCTACACACACCACTCTCCCAGAATTGAACAGCAGCAGTACCACCCCAAGGTCTGGACGGCGGTACACCATGCCTGGAAATATCTCTGGCTCATATTCCACGTTTTCAAGGCCTAGCTAGGGCAGTTGCAGTCTCTATAAGGTCGAGTTTTCCATGAAGGTCGCCGGATGCAACAATGTTATGCACATTAATATCTGGTTTATCTGCAACGTTAAACCCTGCACGGCTGAGCATATCCATCATTCCCCGCACACTTTTTTCAACGTCCTCAACGGTCCTCGCTCCCGTACACACCACTTTTCCACTGGTAAACAAAAGAAAGGATGCCTTCAATTCCTTTGGTCGCAGTACCAGCCCGGGAAAAATGTCGGGAGTGTATTTGGTGTTGGGTAATGCTTTCTCAATCCTTTTCAGGTCAAGCATGTCAGCGATGGACGCAGATGCCACAATGTTTTGAACCTTTATGTCGGCCATGATAGTTGTTAATGTGCCCATCGACAATAAACGTTTCTATACAATTAGTCTCTACGAATAAGCTCCATTTTGTAACCTAATTGTTTCTCCTCGGGTGACGAGAAGAAACAATCTATTCCTCTAAAATTTTCAGATGGAGGAAAACGAGGGATGGAAAACAGAGTTTTCGGG
Coding sequences within it:
- a CDS encoding cold shock domain-containing protein is translated as MEGTVKRWMTSYGFIEAEGTKEDIFVHQSEVKGNKPLMVGQKVKFDVKEESRGPKAVNVEVIEG